In one Triplophysa dalaica isolate WHDGS20190420 chromosome 9, ASM1584641v1, whole genome shotgun sequence genomic region, the following are encoded:
- the slc7a1b gene encoding high affinity cationic amino acid transporter 1b yields the protein MVLAHIKGFGKKLLRLKVVDCSTEESRLSRCLNTFDLVALGVGSTLGAGVYVLAGAVARENAGPAIVVSFLIAALASVMAGLCYAEFGARVPRTGSAYLYSYVTVGELWAFITGWNLILSYIIGTSSVARAWSATFDELIGKHIENFCRLHMNMKSPGVLAEYPDMFAVLIILILTGLLAIGVKESAMVNKVFTCINVLVLMFVVVSGLIKGTINNWNLKPEEILNSTSYMNSSEMLPSEKSLGTGGFMPFGFSGVLSGAATCFYAFVGFDCIATTGEEVKNPQRAIPIGIVASLLICFVAYFGVSAALTMMMPYYLLDKSSPLPVAFKYVGWEAATYAVAVGSLCALSTSLLGSMFPMPRVIWAMAEDGLLFKFLANISEKSKTPVIATITSGIVAAVMAFLFDLKDLVDLMSIGTLLAYTLVAACVLVLRYQPEQPSVNVEYQIASCQEETEADSINDSSADFLSGSQDPCTLSNILSPKNQEPSRLSGHVVNICTSVLGVLVCVFCVVAVHGGIQIWALVILLALFVICFIVTILIWRQPESKTKLSFKVPLLPFLPVLSMFINVYLMMQLGTGTWMRFAIWMAIGFCIYFGYGISHSTEEALRSNHIEENATFNPIITDEPVPEKEAFIRNGITVTSEDSES from the exons ATGGTTCTTGCCCACATAAAAGGATTTGGTAAGAAGCTACTGAGGTTGAAGGTGGTGGACTGTAGCACAGAAGAGTCTCGGCTCTCTCGATGTCTCAACACTTTTGACCTGGTGGCCCTCGGAGTGGGCAGTACGTTGGGCGCTGGTGTGTACGTGCTAGCCGGAGCGGTGGCGAGAGAAAATGCCGGGCCGGCTATCGTCGTGTCCTTCCTCATTGCAGCGCTAGCATCGGTCATGGCCGGACTGTGTTATGCTGAGTTTGGAGCTCGTGTGCCGAGGACAGGCTCAGCATATCTGTACAGCTACGTGACTGTTGGGGAGCTGTGGGCCTTCATCACTGGCTGGAACCTCATCCTCTCTTACATCATAG GAACGTCCAGCGTGGCTCGAGCATGGAGCGCCACTTTTGATGAGCTCATTGGGAAACACATTGAAAACTTCTGCAGGCTTCACATGAACATGAAATCACCGGGAGTGCTCGCAGAGTATCCCGACATGTTTGCTGTCCTCATCATTCTCATTCTAACAG GTCTGTTGGCGATTGGAGTAAAGGAGTCTGCTATGGTCAATAAAGTGTTCACCTGCATCAATGTTCTTGTCCTGATGTTTGTGGTGGTTTCGGGCTTGATCAAAGGAACCATCAATAACTGGAATCTAAAGCCTGAGGAGATCCTCAACAGCACATCCTATATGAA ttCTTCAGAGATGTTGCCATCTGAAAAGAGCTTGGGTACTGGTGGCTTCATGCCCTTTGGTTTCTCTGGAGTTCTGTCTGGTGCTGCGACCTGCTTCTACGCTTTTGTTGGCTTTGATTGCATTGCCACCACAG GAGAGGAGGTGAAGAACCCTCAGCGAGCGATACCTATTGGCATCGTGGCATCACTGCTTATCTGTTTTGTTGCATACTTTGGTGTGTCAGCCGCCCTCACAATGATGATGCCGTACTACTTGCTTGATAAGAGCAGTCCTCTGCCTGTGGCCTTTAAATACGTAGGCTGGGAAGCCGCGACGTATGCAGTAGCTGTTGGCTCACTTTGTGCTTTGTCCACAAG TTTGTTGGGCTCCATGTTCCCAATGCCCCGGGTAATATGGGCCATGGCAGAAGATGGGCTTCTCTTCAAGTTCTTGGCCAACATCAGTGAAAAATCCAAAACCCCTGTAATAGCCACCATCACCTCTGGAATAGTAGCAG CTGTGATGGCCTTTCTGTTTGATCTAAAGGATCTGGTTGATCTCATGTCTATTGGCACTCTTTTGGCATACACGCTAGTAGCAGCATGCGTCTTGGTTTTGAG GTACCAACCAGAGCAGCCAAGCGTGAATGTAGAGTATCAGATAGCCAGCTGTCAGGAGGAAACTGAAGCGGACTCCATTAATGACAGCAGCGCAGACTTCCTATCTGGATCTCAAGATCCCTGCACTCTGAGCAACATCCTCAGCCCCAAAAACCAAGAACCTTCTCGTCTCTCTGGCCATGTCGTCAACATCTGCACTAGTGTATTAG gtgtactggtgtgtgtgttctgtgttgtgGCAGTGCATGGTGGCATTCAGATATGGGCTCTTGTCATTCTTTTAGCTCTGTTCGTGATTTGTTTCATCGTCACCATCTTGATATGGCGACAACCAGAGAGCAAGACAAAACTTTCCTTTAAG GTTCCTCTTCTGCCGTTCCTCCCCGTCCTGAGcatgtttattaatgtgtaCCTGATGATGCAGCTGGGTACAGGCACCTGGATGCGCTTTGCAATTTGGATGGCCATAG gtttttgtatttattttggttatGGGATCAGTCACAGTACAGAAGAAGCGTTGAGGAGTAACCATATAGAAGAAAACGCCACCTTCAATCCGATAATCACAGATGAACCTGTACCCGAGAAAGAGGCTTTCATCAGGAACGGCATTACAGTCACGTCAGAGGACAGCGAGTCTTGA